Genomic segment of Actinomycetes bacterium:
CAAAACCCTGCGTAAGACAGTAAATGTTTTAAAGAACAGGGGATTTTCCATAGGTCATATAAGGGCTACAGAGATAGGGCAGGCATACACCAAGCTGAACAATTTCCTTAAAGAGGAAAGCAATCGAAATTCTGTAGATATAGTAGCTGCCCTGGGCGGTGACGGCCTTATAAACGAGGTAATCAATGCTATTGCGTATACCCGGATACCCCTGGGTATTATTCCCTGCGGAACCACCAATGCCTTTGCCAGGGAGAAGGGCATCCCTCTTTCCATTAAGGGGTCCATTAATATTTTTGAAGATAAAAACCGGAGGACCATTGACCTGGGCTTACTCAACCAGAAAAAATATTTTTTGATGATGTGTTCCTACGGATTTGATGTAAAGGCATTATCGGAGATAAGCCTTATGGTAAAGAAAAAGCTGAAAGTATTCGCCTATATCTGGTATGGTATCAGGGCTTTTTTATTGCATAATCCGGTTAAAGTTTCAGTAAAGGTGGAACAGGAAAACAAGTTTTACAGCGGTTATTACTGTATCATAAATAACATCAAATCTTACGGAAATCCCCTGGCCAAAATTACCCCCCATGCATCTACCGATGACGGGCTGTTGGATATATGTATTTTTAAAAATCCTGATAAGTACAGTTTTATAAAAAATACCATTGGCATTTTTACCTCGAAACATATAAATTACAAAGATGTGGTCTATATTCAGACCAGCAATACAGTTAATATTGATATAGGAGAAAACTTTAAGGATAAGCCGGATAATATGCAGGTTCAGCTGGACGGGGATGCTTTTACCTACCTGCCGGTAAGTGTTACCTGCGCAAGAAAGGCTTTGGATATATATTTACCAGGGGGTATTAAAAAGAAATGAAAGTGGTAGTAGCTTGTGACAAATACAAAGGCAATATTCCCGCAATGGAGATATGTAATATTATTAAATCGGCCATACTGGACACAGACCGGGAGATAGAAGTGGTGCTAAAGCCCATGGCTGATGGAGGAGAAGGAACAGTGGAAACCATGGTGGAAAGCCGCCGGGGCAGGTATATAACCATTCCTGTAAAGGGGCCCCTGGGGGAGGATATCCAGGCCAGGTTCGGTATTATTGATAAACATACTGCGGTAATAGAGATGGCTGCTGCTTCCGGCATAGCTTTAATTGATAAAGACCACCTGAACCCTATGGAGACAACTACTTATGGTACCGGCCAGCTTATAAGGGAAGCTCTGGAGAGGGGATGCAGCAAGATAATCATAGGTATAGGAGGCAGTGCTACTACTGATGGAGGTATGGGTATGGCCCAGGCCATGGGGGTAAAATTCTACTCCCCCCAGGGCGAAGAACTGGGATGGGGAGGAAAGCAATTAAAAAACATAGAAAAAATAGATATGGGCGGCCTGCATCCACAAATAGGCAAGGTTAAAATAGAGGTTGCCTGCGATGTGGATAATCCTCTAACCGGAAAGGATGGAGCAGCTTATGTCTACAGCCCCCAGAAAGGGGCAGATGCTAAGATGGTACAAGAATTGGATCAAGGGCTGCAAAATTTTGCGGCGGCGGTAAAAAGAGACTTAAAAATAGATGTGGACCGAATGAAGGGTGCAGGGGCAGCAGGAGGTCTGGGGGCCGGCCTGGCTGCATTTCTAGGGGCAAGCCTTAAACCGGGTACCGATATCATAACCGGAGCTATTGGCCTAAGAGAAGCTATTGAGGGTTCAGATCTGGTGATTACCGGCGAAGGGGCCATGGACCGGCAGACTTTTTACGGGAAAAGTGCCTATGGGGTAGCCAGAGCTGCAGATGATTTTAAAGTTCCGGTGGCCACCATAAACGGCTCGGTTCTGGTAAGCAGAAAAGAAGTTGATCCTGATCACGCCAGGCTGTTCAGCGGAAATTTTTCTACGGTGAACAAACCCTTAACCCTGGAGCAGGCGATAGCCCAGGGCAGAGAGCTTGCCTATGATACAGCCAGGGAATTAATTAATTTTTATTTAAGTATTTATAATAATATGAAACCATAACATAGTATAGGAGGAGGCTAACCATGAAATTAGTTGGAGAGGTGGAAATTGAAGGATTGGAAAAGATAAAAAGCGGAAAAGTAAGAGAGATGTTTTCCCTGAATAACCATATAATGATAGTAACTACGGATAGAATATCGGCTTTTGATTATATATTGCCCACCCTGATTCCGTTTAAAGGAATTCTTCTAAACCAGATTTCCATTTTCTGGTTTGATTATTTAAAGGATGTTATAAAAAATCATCTGCTGGAAACAGATATAGATAAGTTTCCAAAAAAATTAAAGAAAAACAAGGATATGCTCAAGAGCAGATCGGTAATTGTGGAGAGGGCTAACATATATCCCATAGAATGTGTGGTAAGGGGCTATATTACCGGTTCGGGATGGGAAGAATACAAACAGACTAATGCCATTGGCGATTTGAAACTGCCCCGGAACCTTAAAAATTGCAGTAAGCTGCCTGAACCCATATTTACCCCCAGCACCAAAGAGGTTTCCGGACATGATGTTTCCATTACCATAAATAAGGCCAAGAAGATATTCGGGGCAAAAGTGGTAGAATACCTAAAACAAAAAAGCCTGGAGCTTTACACCAAGGCTGCAGATTTTGCATTAGAGAAAGGAATAATTATAGCCGATACAAAGTTTGAGTTCGGGGTGGTGGATAACCAGACTATTTTAGTGGATGAGGTACTTACTCCTGATTCTTCAAGATTCTGGCCACTGGATGATTATCAGGAAGGCCGGCAGCAGGACAGCTTTGATAAGCAATATGTAAGGGATTATCTGCTTTCTACAGACTGGGATAGAAACTCTACGCCTCCTCAGTTGCCGGCTGAAGTTATTAAAAAAACTTCCCAGAGGTATATTGCAGCTTATGAAAAGCTTACTGGAAAGAAATTTGACTGGAAATGATAATTGTAGATGTGCTTTATTCCAACCGGATTAGCAAGGATACGCTTACAGTTAAGCTTGGCCAGTCGGTTTGTGGGGTTATTGACGTAATAAGGGCCACTTCTACCATAGTTGTGCTGTTGAAAGCAGGATGCAGCAGGGTAATAGTGGCAGCTGATAAAAACCAGGCTTACCGGCTTAAAAAAAAGAATCCGGATTATATATTATGCGGGGAAGAAGGGGGTCTTGCGCCCCCGGGTTTTGATTATGGTAATTCCCCGCTGGAATTGTCCGGCCAGAGTTTGAGAGGCAGGACAGCCATACTTAAAACTACCAATGGCACCGTTTCCATGCATCTGGCCCAAAATTGTATATCCTGTCTTCCGCTGTCATTACTTAATCTTCATTATGGTCTGGGGGAGATGGCCAGGGAGGCAAAGTTAAAAAACAGCAGTATTCTTCTGATCTGTTCCGGCCAGCAGGGAAGGATTGCCTATGACGATGTGTTTGTGGCCGGCCTGGCAGTCAAACACCTGCTTACTATCGGGGGTAATTTCAACTTTACTGATTCTGCCAAGCTGGCCTTAAGTGTTGCCCTGAGTGAATCCAGCCTAAAATTAGCCTTGGAGAAGTCCAGCAGCGGACAGTCACTGAAAGCCATAGGCCTGGAAAAGGACATAGATTTCTGTGCCCGGTTAAACCATTATAATATTAACGGCAAACTGATAAATGAAGCCGGTTTACTGCAGATTGTGCCGGTTTAATTGGAGCAAGGACCAAAATAGACTTCACCTTCCAGCATTTCGACCCCTTTGGTGGAAAACCAGTATTTTCCTTCAAGCACCGGGTCTATCCTGAGGATATAGTCGCCTTCCCGGGTAATATTGTTTACCAACACTTCCACAGTTGCGGTTTCTCCCGGTTTTATATCCTGCTCCAGATGGGTTCTGGTAGGATTATCATAACTTTCCGAGTCGGTTTGCTTGTGATAATAATGGTAGCCTATACGTACCATATACTGGCCGTCTTTTTTCCAGGTGAAATCTGAATTATTGGTAATTTCTATTTTTATATAATTATCTTTATCCAGGCAAAGATAGCCAGGTGCATAACCCTTTAGTTCGGCAGCAACATTTACAGCATCGTAATCTACCTGTTCTTCTATTACTTCTATAATTTCTTCTTCTGGCGGCTGTTCTTCTTCAGCTTCCTCCGGTTGCTGCTGTTGTTCTGGTGCAGGAGGCATCTGTTCCTCCTGGGGACTGGAGCAGGAAATTGCTCCGGCCAGAATAATGGCCAGTGATAAAAATAAGGTTAAAATTACCTTAATGCCTATTTTTTTGATCATCTTTATTCTACCTCACCTTTAAATATTCTATGATTTTTTTACATTATAAATTAGTTTGGTTGTTTTTTAAATAAAAGATATTTAAAATAAAGAGAAAAGAACAGGTTTTTATTATGAGCAGTTTGGAAACAGTTGGGCTAATAACCCTTATATTTATAGGTGGAATAGTTATCAGTGCAATTATTCTGGCCATTCCACTGATAAGCTTAATAAAAAAATATAAGGGGCTGTCCAGAAAATTGGATAAACAGGTTTTGCCCCTGGCAGAACAACTAAAGGACAGCAGCCTCAAACTGAATGAAGAAATGGAATCTGCCCAGGCCATAAAGAAGGATCTGGAAAATCAGTTTACAGAAATAAATATAATTTTAAATGAAATTAAGAGGGTAAGAAATAATCCCTTAAAACAATTTGTAGGTTCATCTTTTGAAATAATATCAATGTTTAGCAAAGGGAGGCAAGATGAGTGACAGCAAACAGGGACAGAATAGTTCAATGGGAATAGTAATATCACTATTTACCGGTTTGTTTATAGGAACAATCATAGGCATGCTTTATGCTCCGAAGTCAGGCAAGGAGACAAGAAAAGAAATAAAGGATAAGAGCGAAGAAGTAATGGATAAGAGCAAGAAAAGCATGGATACAGCAGTTACCAGGACCAGGGATTTTATAGATAAAGGAAGTGCCCGAGTTTCAGACCTTAAGAAAAAGGGTGAGGGTTTTGTAGAAAAAGGCAGGGAAAAGGCAAAAAAAACTGCTAAGGATGTTTCTTCCAGGCTGGATAAGGTGGTTAAGGAAGGAAAACAGGCCGCTAAAAAAGCAGAAGAAGAAATATCTTAGTGTATGATTGATAAAGAACTGTTAAGCAGAGTTTTAGCCGAGATGTTAGGCGGCGGTGGAAGTTTTGCTGAAATATATACACAAAAAAATAGAAATAATAGTTTAAAGCTTGAAGACAGTAAAATTGAAAATGCAGTAAGTGGTTTTGATTTGGGCTGCGGATTAAGGTTATGGCGGGATGACAGCATATTCTATGCTTATGTGGATTCTGTTAAGAAGAAGGATTTGCTGGATGCAGCCAGGGCTTTAGCCCGGATATCAAAATCAGAGACCAATGCTAGGTCCATAGAAATAAATGCAAACCAGAGCCTGGGAGACAGGTCGCTGGTTATGCCTTCAGCTGTGGATAATGACTATAAGAAAAACCTGCTGCTAAAGGTGGATAAGGTTACCAGGGACTATAGCCAGAATATAGCTCAGGTAAGTGCCTATATTTCAGATTCAGAACAGGAAATCCATATAGCAAACTCCAATGGGGTATCCTCGTATTTTACTCTTCAGAAAGTAATACTTTCGGTAAGTGCAATTGCCAAGAGGAAAAAAGAAATAAGAACCGGCCATAAATCTTATGCAAAAACCCTTGGCTACGAGATATTTGAACAGAAAAAACCAGAGGATGTAGCCCTGGAAGCTGCCGCTACTGCAGTAAAGATGCTGGAAGCAAGAGGTGCTCCTACCGGAGAGATGCCGGTAGTAATAGGGCCGGCTTTTGGTGGTGTAATTTTCCATGAAGCCTGCGGACATGGACTGGAAGCTGATGCCGTAATAAAGGATGCCTCTGTGTTTAAGGGGAAAATAGGTAAAAAGATTGCTTCTGACGTAGTTACTGCCATAGACGATCCATCCCTCAAGGGCCACTGGGGTTATTATGGTTTTGATGATGAGGGCTGCCGGTCATCAGAAACTGTTCTTATAAAGGATGGCTGCCTGATGGAGTATATGCATGATTTAAAAAGTGCGGTTAAATTAAACCAGTCCCAGACCGGAAACGGAAGAAGGCAGTCTTACCGGTACATGCCCTATCCAAGGATGAGCAATACCTATATTGCCAATGGAAAAAGTGATCCAAAGGATATATTGGGTTCGGTTAACAGAGGGATATATGCCAAAGAATTTGCCGGTGGCCAGGTAGATCCTGCTACCGGAGATTTTGTATTCGGTATCAGCGAAGGCTATATGGTTGAAAATGGTAAAATAGCTTATCCCATAAAAGGGGCTACGCTTATTGGCAATGGGCCACAGGTATTAAAAAAGATTGAAATGGTGGGTAACGATCTTGCTTTTGCCCCTGGATTTTGTGGTAAAAATGGTCAGTCTCTAGCCAATGAAGTAGGCCAGCCCACTATAAAGGTTAGTAATATGACTGTAGGGGGTACCGAGACCTGATGCCAGAAAACTTTAGAGATATAATAAAATATGCAGCGGATAAGATTTCTAAAAGAGGAGTGGACGAATTTGAAGTGTATGCCATCTCTTCAAAAGAAAACCAGATAGAGGTATACCAGCAGGATATTGAGTCACTTTCTTTTTCGGAATCCAGCGGTATCGGAATAAGAATTATAAATAATTGTTCGGTTGGTTATGCCTATACCTCGTTTTTAGAGAAGCATCAGATTCTTGATTGTATAGACAGGGCTGTAGCCAATGCCCAGGCAACTAATTCAGAAGAGTTTAATACTTTACCTCAAAGTGATGATTACCTGTATCCGGCCAAACAAGGAGAACAGAAACTGTCTTTTGATAATAATTTTTTTAATTATACTATGAATGATAAGGCCCTAGCTGCCAAGAAACTGGAATATGCGACTAAAGCCAGAGATAAAAGGATAATAGGTATAAGCAATAGCTCTTACCAGGATTCTGAAGCCGAGATTATCCTAATCAATTCCAATGGCTTTTTTGACAGCTATAAAAAAAGCTGGTGCTACCTGTATGTAAATGCCATCTCCAGGTCTGGAGAAGATACCTCGACTGGAGATTATTTTGGATACGGAAAACATCTGGGAGAAATAGATATTGAGAATATTGCCGGCAATGCAGCCCAGAAGTCTGTTTCAGTGCTGGGCGGCAAAAAAATTAAATCCAGGAAGGCTGATCTTCTGCTGCATCCTCTGGTGGGGGCACAATTTTTAAGCCTTATTGCCGGGGCCTTGGCTGCGGATTCGATACAAAAGAGGAAATCATTATTTAGGGGCAAGCTCTCTGAAAAACTGTTTTCATTAGATATTGATATTTATGATGACGGAGTAATGCCCTCCGGGCTGGCCAGTTCGCCGTTTGATGGAGAGGGGGTATACAAGGGAAAAACTGCCGTATTTGAAAAAGGTGTGCTAAAAACATATCTCTATAATACCTATACCGCCCGAAAAGATGGCACCAAATCTACGGGGAATGCCAGCAGAAGCTCCTATCGCTCTGTACCTTCGGTAGGGATAAATAATTTTTATATTAAACCCGGAAAATCCAGCTTTGAAAAAATTTTATCCAGTATGGATGAAGGGTTTTATGTCCTGGACATAATAGGCCTTCATTCAGGAGCCAACCCGGTCAGCGGGGATATAAGTGTGGGGGCAAAGGGAATATGGGTGGAAAAAGGAATCCTTTCTTACCCGGTAAAAGAAGTAACCATAGCTACTGATTTTTTGAGCCTTTTAA
This window contains:
- a CDS encoding diacylglycerol kinase family lipid kinase translates to MNILLVYNTISGRVNAKTLRKTVNVLKNRGFSIGHIRATEIGQAYTKLNNFLKEESNRNSVDIVAALGGDGLINEVINAIAYTRIPLGIIPCGTTNAFAREKGIPLSIKGSINIFEDKNRRTIDLGLLNQKKYFLMMCSYGFDVKALSEISLMVKKKLKVFAYIWYGIRAFLLHNPVKVSVKVEQENKFYSGYYCIINNIKSYGNPLAKITPHASTDDGLLDICIFKNPDKYSFIKNTIGIFTSKHINYKDVVYIQTSNTVNIDIGENFKDKPDNMQVQLDGDAFTYLPVSVTCARKALDIYLPGGIKKK
- a CDS encoding glycerate kinase, translated to MKVVVACDKYKGNIPAMEICNIIKSAILDTDREIEVVLKPMADGGEGTVETMVESRRGRYITIPVKGPLGEDIQARFGIIDKHTAVIEMAAASGIALIDKDHLNPMETTTYGTGQLIREALERGCSKIIIGIGGSATTDGGMGMAQAMGVKFYSPQGEELGWGGKQLKNIEKIDMGGLHPQIGKVKIEVACDVDNPLTGKDGAAYVYSPQKGADAKMVQELDQGLQNFAAAVKRDLKIDVDRMKGAGAAGGLGAGLAAFLGASLKPGTDIITGAIGLREAIEGSDLVITGEGAMDRQTFYGKSAYGVARAADDFKVPVATINGSVLVSRKEVDPDHARLFSGNFSTVNKPLTLEQAIAQGRELAYDTARELINFYLSIYNNMKP
- a CDS encoding phosphoribosylaminoimidazolesuccinocarboxamide synthase; the protein is MKLVGEVEIEGLEKIKSGKVREMFSLNNHIMIVTTDRISAFDYILPTLIPFKGILLNQISIFWFDYLKDVIKNHLLETDIDKFPKKLKKNKDMLKSRSVIVERANIYPIECVVRGYITGSGWEEYKQTNAIGDLKLPRNLKNCSKLPEPIFTPSTKEVSGHDVSITINKAKKIFGAKVVEYLKQKSLELYTKAADFALEKGIIIADTKFEFGVVDNQTILVDEVLTPDSSRFWPLDDYQEGRQQDSFDKQYVRDYLLSTDWDRNSTPPQLPAEVIKKTSQRYIAAYEKLTGKKFDWK
- a CDS encoding 2-phosphosulfolactate phosphatase: MIIVDVLYSNRISKDTLTVKLGQSVCGVIDVIRATSTIVVLLKAGCSRVIVAADKNQAYRLKKKNPDYILCGEEGGLAPPGFDYGNSPLELSGQSLRGRTAILKTTNGTVSMHLAQNCISCLPLSLLNLHYGLGEMAREAKLKNSSILLICSGQQGRIAYDDVFVAGLAVKHLLTIGGNFNFTDSAKLALSVALSESSLKLALEKSSSGQSLKAIGLEKDIDFCARLNHYNINGKLINEAGLLQIVPV
- a CDS encoding YtxH domain-containing protein, with protein sequence MSDSKQGQNSSMGIVISLFTGLFIGTIIGMLYAPKSGKETRKEIKDKSEEVMDKSKKSMDTAVTRTRDFIDKGSARVSDLKKKGEGFVEKGREKAKKTAKDVSSRLDKVVKEGKQAAKKAEEEIS
- a CDS encoding TldD/PmbA family protein, which produces MIDKELLSRVLAEMLGGGGSFAEIYTQKNRNNSLKLEDSKIENAVSGFDLGCGLRLWRDDSIFYAYVDSVKKKDLLDAARALARISKSETNARSIEINANQSLGDRSLVMPSAVDNDYKKNLLLKVDKVTRDYSQNIAQVSAYISDSEQEIHIANSNGVSSYFTLQKVILSVSAIAKRKKEIRTGHKSYAKTLGYEIFEQKKPEDVALEAAATAVKMLEARGAPTGEMPVVIGPAFGGVIFHEACGHGLEADAVIKDASVFKGKIGKKIASDVVTAIDDPSLKGHWGYYGFDDEGCRSSETVLIKDGCLMEYMHDLKSAVKLNQSQTGNGRRQSYRYMPYPRMSNTYIANGKSDPKDILGSVNRGIYAKEFAGGQVDPATGDFVFGISEGYMVENGKIAYPIKGATLIGNGPQVLKKIEMVGNDLAFAPGFCGKNGQSLANEVGQPTIKVSNMTVGGTET
- a CDS encoding TldD/PmbA family protein, encoding MPENFRDIIKYAADKISKRGVDEFEVYAISSKENQIEVYQQDIESLSFSESSGIGIRIINNCSVGYAYTSFLEKHQILDCIDRAVANAQATNSEEFNTLPQSDDYLYPAKQGEQKLSFDNNFFNYTMNDKALAAKKLEYATKARDKRIIGISNSSYQDSEAEIILINSNGFFDSYKKSWCYLYVNAISRSGEDTSTGDYFGYGKHLGEIDIENIAGNAAQKSVSVLGGKKIKSRKADLLLHPLVGAQFLSLIAGALAADSIQKRKSLFRGKLSEKLFSLDIDIYDDGVMPSGLASSPFDGEGVYKGKTAVFEKGVLKTYLYNTYTARKDGTKSTGNASRSSYRSVPSVGINNFYIKPGKSSFEKILSSMDEGFYVLDIIGLHSGANPVSGDISVGAKGIWVEKGILSYPVKEVTIATDFLSLLKSIKEVGDNLSFMPLNGFMGSPALLIDKVMISGT